CTTCGGCGCCTGTAGCCTTCTTGAGTGCAGAAAGCAAGGCCGGAGAGCGAAACGGGCCCTGCCTACCCGATCGCCTCGGTGAACAACGCGCTGTTGCTACTGCTGTTGTTCCGGGACCAGCAGCGCGTGCGCCTGACCGAGGCGTGCAAGTACCTTGGCGTCGCCCATTCGACTGCCCATCGACTGCTGGCCATGTTGGCCCACCACGGTTTCGTTCAGCAGGATCCCGTGACTCGCGCCTACGTCGCGGGACCGGCACTGGTGGAAGTCGGGCTGGCCGTCGTGGGTTCGCTGGACATTCGTGAACAGGCTCGACCGGTGATGGAGAATCTGAACGCCGCGCTCGGCGAGACAGTGCACCTCGGCGTGCTGGAGGGCGTCAACGTGCGGTACGTCGACGCGGTGGAATCCGAACGCGCTCTTCGCGTCGTGGCGCGCACCGGCACGCTGGTGCCCGCCCACTGCACCTCGCTCGGCAAAGCACTCCTGTCTCAGATGACCGATCGGGAGGTCGCCGATTTGTACCCGACCTCGGCCGAGCCCTTCGCGTCCCGCACCGACCGGTCGATCACCACTCAGGCGGCGCTGATGAAGGAGATCGTCAAGGCCAGGAATCGCGGATACGCAGTGAACTCCGGTGAGACCGAGGACGACGTGGGTTCGATAGCCGTGGCGTTTCGCGACCTGGCTGGGCGGATGGCGGCAATTGCGGTGGCTGCCCCGTCCAGCCGGCTGAGCAGGCAACGCATCGCGCGTATCGGCGAGTTGTTGATCGAGACCATCGCCAAGGCGCCAGACTCCCCTCGCCGGATCTAGAGGTCGGCCGCCGGGGCGTCGGGCCCATGCCGGGCACTGGTCAGTCCGGCGACGGCGGTGGCGAGCATGACGACGGCCAGCAGGACGAAGGCGGTCTGAATACCGAGCCACCCCGACACGGCTCCTGCGGCGGCCAGGCTGACGGTCTGGCCGAGACGATTCGTCGCCACGCGTAAGCCGAGCGCGGAACCGCGGCTGGTGTCGTCGACGAGGTTGACCACCCAGTCCATGGTCGTCGTCTGGGACAGGCCGAGGGCGAAGCCCAGCACCGACATCGCCATGATCATCACTACGAGGTTGTCGCTCACCGCCAGAATCACCATGCAAGCGGATCCGCTGACGGTTGCGATCACGGTGAGCCGCAGCGTCGGTACCCGACGGACGAGGGCGGGCGTGCCGGCCCGTGCGAGCAGCGCGCCCGTCGAGCTGATCCCGAGCAGCAGGCCGACCTGAGACGAGGTGAGCCCGATCGCCGCGCCGAGGAGTGGCACGTAAACCAGGAGTAAGTCGATGCCGCTCTTGGCGGAGAAGCTCGTCATGAGGGCTGCCGGCATCCCTCGTCGGCGCACCAGGTGCCACACCCGCTCGGCGCGGCCGGCGCGGACCGTCGACGCGGAGATCCGCGTCCGGAGGGCCAGAAGTGCGGGCGGTAGTCCGGCGACGAAGACGAAGGCGGCGACCAGCAGGGCCGTTGATGTGGCACCCACCGTGGGTTCCTCGGTCCGGCCGATGACGACGCCGCCGAGCACGGGTCCGACGATCTGGCCGAGCGCCGACACGGTAGTCAAGATGCCGAACCGGTTGATGCGCGGAAGCGGGCTCAGAGCCTGGGCCATGATGCTCTGCGCACCTATGGTGCCTGACATGTGGCCGACACCCAGAACCATTGTGGCGAGTGCGATCAGCGGGATGGCCTCGGCCACCACAAGCGCAAAGGACGCGGCTGCCGCAACGACCACGCCAGACCCGAGAAGTACGGCGGGATGGTGCTTGTCGGCCCAGCGCCCGAAAGCCACGGCCAGCAGCACCGGCGGGATGGCGAAGCAGGCTGCGGTCAGACCGACGGTCGCGCCGTCCGCACCGAGCGCAAGAAGGCGGTAGGTCGAGACCGGCCGAGCCAGTGTGACCGCGACTTGCAGCAAGAAGATTCCGGCGACCGTACCAACGAGCCACCAGGGTGGCGGGGCATGCCCCCGGAGGGATCCGGTCGAGCCTCCCATGAAGCAGCCGATCCCTCGGTCGGTCGAGAGCGGGTGGTCGTTGCCCGTGATCAGAACTTCCAGCCCCGCTCCGGCGTGGCAACGTCCACCTCGACACCGTCGGGGTCGCGGAACTTGAAGAACCGCGGCGGGTCGGCCTGCTCCGAGCCGTAGACCTCGATGCCCCGTTCCTTGAGGGCGGCGATGACGGTGCCGGTGTCCTCGATCGTCACACCAATGTGGTTGGGGCCCATGGCACCGTAGGTCCACGCCGAGCGTTCGATTTCCGGATCCGGTTCTAGCAGAGAGAAATTGACCTCTCCGTCGCTCAGGTCGATCGCCTTGCCGGGGTAGTGCCCGGGGGTGCGGACGTCGCCGAGACGCTTGAACCCGAGCACGTTCTCGTAGAATTCCGCTGTGGTCTCGAGATTCTGGACGACGATTCCAAGGTGTCGGATGCGCACCTGCAGTCCTCTCTCACTCTGACCGCCAGCACTGTCCGTAATGGAGAAATGCTGTCTGCAAAACAGACTGTAAGGGCTGGTCACGGACAGTGTCAATGCGACTCGGTCCACCCCATGCCGGGGGTGATCGCTCAACACCTTGGCCGTCGAACATCCACCGACCGGTTCGAACGCCTGATCTCGGCACCATCGCACGGTGTGCCTGGTGGACGTATGTTGTCGTCGTGCTGAGCGCGATGAACGTAGACCTCTCGACGGCGTCACGCATCGTCGCCGCGGTCCATGCCGAAGCCGTACGGCGGTCGGTTCTGGTCTCCGCGGCGGTGGTGGACGCAGGCGGTCATCTCGTGGCCTTCGGCAGGATGGACGGAGCTGAGATCGCCGGCCCCGTCCTCGCTGTCGACAAGGCGTTCACCGCTGTTGCCAACAGAGTCGCGACCTCGGAGCTTGCCCGCCTTGCCGCACCCGGCGGAGACCTCTTCGGCCTGCACGCCAATGGTGGCGGGCGGTTCGTGATCTTCGGCGGTGGCGTTCCGATCTTCGCCAAGGGCGACATCGTGGGTGGTGTCGGCGTCAGCGGTGCGAGCGCGGCCGATGACGAAGGCTGCGCTCTTGCCGGTGTCGCCGTTGTCGATCTCGGCGCCCTTCCAGGCCAGTCGTAGACCGCGTCGAGCCCCGCAGCTCGCCAATGATTCTCAGCACTGACCGAGGACAACCGGCGGGCGAGTTGACCTACACGACCGGCGCGCTGGACCTCGAGCGCGGCACCTTCACCTACGCAGGCGATCTTGACCGCCGTTGTAGTCGACCTGCCAGTGTTTGACGCCGTTGATCATGCTTGATCGCAAGCGCTCGGGAGTTCCGACGGACTTCAGGTCGGGAAGGTGATCGGCGATCGCGTTGAACATCAAGTCGATGGTCATCCTCGCCAGGTTCGCGGAACGGTAGAACAGCACCAACCGCTGACCCTTCTCGATCGGAACGTCGCCGAGTCGGGTATCGGCCAGCGCGGTGCGCTGAGAGCGGCTCCGAGCGGCGCAACTCGGCCAGTTCCTGCACGGGCAGACGGTAGGCGTTGACGTCGGGATCGGTGAAGTCGAAGCCGGGCGGCAGTAATGGAGTGGGCATCACAGCTCCTCTCGATCTCTTCCGCTCAGGAGTACCTCAGCCCGGCGCTGGGGTGTCCGGTACCAACAGAATGCCCGCGTGCCACACCGCGCCGAACCGCATTGCGTGGACATGCCCCGCGCTGTCGATGCGGACAACACCGAAGCGACCGGGAGCCGCCGGCAATGCAGTCGCCCGTCAGAGGTTTGGGAACTATGAGGTGGGTCACACTCACAACGTCGGGTGCTGGTGCCTGCCTCTCAGGGGCCGCGCACCGAGGGACGTGAACCTCCCCCACCGCGCCCGTCGTGAAGTGACCGATTCCGAGGTGGTGACTCCGCCTCGACAATGGAGGACCAATGACCAACGTTCCCGCTCAGCGCACACGCTCGCTGTTCCCCGACCTCGCCGAGATCTTCTCCGGCTTCCCTTCGTGGGGCAATATGCGGCCGCTGCTCGATACCAACCTGATGCGTCTGGAAGAAGAGTTAGGCGACGGAAAGTACGAAGTTCGCGCCGAGATTCCTGGGGTGGACCCGGCCAAGGACATCGACATCTCGGTCAATGACGGACGGCTGACCATCAAAGCCGAACGCACCGAGAAGACCGAGCAGACCGGACGTTCGGAGTTCAGCTACGGATCGTTCACCCGCAGCATCACGCTGCCCAAAGGCGCCGATGAGGACGCCGTGAAGGCCAGCTACGACCAGGGCATCCTCACCGTGACGGTACCCATGTCCGATAAGGAGCCCCAGGCCAAACGCATCGAGATCGAAACGAAGTCGTCCTGACCGTCGGAGGCGCACCAAGAGGTGTGCCTCCGAGGTATCGGGCTTAGTTGTGCGACTTCTCATCGGCGATGCCGGTGACCTGATATCGCCGATGTGGCAGTGAGATTCGCGGCAGCCTGGGTCACCGCGCTGATCATGGCCCCGAGCCGTGCGCGCGAGACATGCCGCACGGTGACAGCGCTCAGAGCCGCGATAACGGCGCCGTCGCCGTCGAAGATGGGTGCCGCGACGCCGGTGACGTCGGGGTCGACTTCGGCGTGTCCCACGCAGTATCCAAGACGCCGGATGTCGGCAAGGCGAGCGATCAGTGCCTCGACATCGGTGAGCGTCTTGGCGGTGAACTGTGTCAGCGGTTCTCGTGTGAGGGCAGCCCGGGCCTGCTCTTCCGGTAACCAGGCCAACAACACCAAAGCGGACGCGCCGGCGTTGATCGGCATGCGGGAGCCGCGTTCATAGCTGAGTCGCAGGCGCTGGGTCGGGGATTCGGATCGTTCCAGGCATACAGCAGCGCCGTCAACGTATTTGGTGAGCAGGATGGTGTCGTCGAGTTCCTCGGCCAGAGCCCGCATGACGGGCACCGCGGTTTCGCTGAGGTCGTACGACCGTAGCGCGAGCCGTGAGAGCTCTATTACGCGGGCTCCCAGCCGAAATCCACCCCCAGGAGCCTCTTCGAGGAAGGACGCTGCGACCAACGTCTGCAGGTAGCGGTAGGCCGTGGACCGCGCGACACCCAGAGCTTGGGCCACTTCGGCGGCCTGGATCCGCAAGTGATTGTCGCTGAAGAGACCGAGGATGGTCAGCGCCCGATCGGCGGTGCTGTTGCTTTCTCGATAGCTGCCTGCCGTTGACGCCACGCCGCCGACCCTAGTCCTGACATCCAGGAAATAGCTGCCAGCAGGGTGTGCTTTCGATGCGTTATCAACGTCCTGATATCTAGGACTTGTGCTCTGAAAGATAGGACATAAGATCAGCTGTGACCGATGTTCAGAGACCCAGGAGATGGCGATGACCACACCCGAGGGAGCCGCCCAGCGCGTGGCAATCGTGACTGGAGGCTCGCGCGGTATTGGCCGGGAGACCGCTGAGAGACTTTCGGCTGACGGTTTTGCCGTGGCTGTGATCTATGGCGGGAACAAGGCGGACGCCGACGATGTGGTGGCCACCATCAGCGCCGGTGGCGGCCAGGCGCTGGCCATTCAGGCTGACGTCGCTGATGAGAACGCGGCCGCGGCGGCGTTCGACACCGTGGAGCAGCATTTTGGCGGTGTCGACGTTGTCGTGCACGCCGCAGGAATCATGGTGCTCGCACCCCTTGTCGACATGAGCTTCGACGACTTCGACCGGATGCACCGGGTCAACGTGCGCGGAACGTTTGTCATCGACCAGCTGGCAGCGCGTCGGCTGCGCCCAGGCGGCGCCATCATCAACTTCGCCAGCTCGGTGCTCCACCTGGCGCTGCCCACATATTCGGCCTACGCCGCCACGAAGGGCGCAGTCGAGGCGATCACGCTGATCCTGGCCCGGGAGTTGCGTGGCCGCGACATCACCGTCAACGCGGTAGCGCCCGGCCCGACCGCGACGGCGTTGTTCCTCGACGGCAAGAGCGAGGAGGTCATCTCCCGGATGGCCGCCCAGCCACCGCTGGAGCGGCTGGGAACACCCACCGACATCGCCGAAGTCGTCGCATTCCTCGCCGGACCAGGCCGGTGGATCAACGGTCAGGTGATCCTGGCCAATGGCGGCATCGTCTAACCCCCGGCGCACGGCAAACCACGGACAGCAAGGGACAATTCATGAGTAAGACCATCGTCATCAGCGGCGCCTCCAGTGGATTCGGCGCACTGAGCGCACGGGCCCTCGCGCACGCCGGCCACACCGTCTACGCAGGCATGCGCGGCATCACGGACCGCAACGCCGAACAGGCCGACGCCGCCGCCGAGTACGCCGCCGAACACCATGTCGACTTACGCACCGTCGAGCTGGATATCGCGTCGCAGGATTCCGCTGACAGCGCCGTGGCGACCATCCTTGACCAGTCCGGCCGCCTCGATGTCGTGATCCACAACGCCGGACACATGGTGACCGGCCCCACCGAGGCGTTCACCCCCGAAGAAATCGATGCCGTATACGACACCAATGTCCTTGGTACGCAACGGCTCAATCGCGCAGCGCTGCCCGTCCTACGCCGCCAGGGTCAGGGCCTGCTGCTCTGGGTGGGCAGCACCAGCACTCGCGGCGGAACCCCGCCGTACCTCGGCCCCTACTTCGCCGCCAAAGCAGCCATGGACGCCCTGGCCGTGAGCTACGCCGGTGAGGTCGCCCGCTTCGGCATCGAATCCACCATCGTCGTTCCCGGCTCGTTCACCCATGGCACCAACCACTTCGCCAAGAGCGCCCGACCCGCCGACACCGCGACAATCGCCGACTACGACGTGCTGTACCCCAACCTGATGCAACAGATCGGCGAACGCCTCGCTGAGATAGCTCCCGCCGATGCCGACGTCGCCGACGTTGCCGCGGCAATTGTCGAGGTCGTCGACACCGCGCATGGCAAGCGGCCTTTCCGCGTGCACATCGACCCGGCCGACGACGGCGCGGCCGTCGTCAACGCGGTCGCAGACCGAATCCGCACCGAATTCCTCACCAGGATCGGGCTCGAGGACCTCCTGCATCCGTCACAGGCCGTCACCATCTAATGGCCGGCCGGTAACGGCCACCATGTCGACTCCGAGCAGACCGGTGGCGATGGTTTCCGGGATCGTCGCCGGCACTCTGCTCGTGGCTATGGTGGCCTTCGTCTTCACGCCTATCAACGTCGGAGGCGCCGACTGCGGGACGCTGCTCACATCGTCGGATGAGTGGGCCGGCCTTTCACGCGGCGGCCCACATCCCGACGCCGTGCAACTGATCTGCCATAACGGGCACACGAGCCGACTGGTGTGGGTTGTCGCGCTGGTGATACCCGCCCTGGCTCTGCTGTGCTTGCCCGCGGCCAGATACCTCAGCGCGCGAGGAGGTCCTTGAGGGCGGCGTCGATGAATAGGTTGTCGACGGGGTTGGCGTCCCCGCCGGCGAAGTGACCGTAAACCCCTGGAATGACGCGTAATTCGGCATCCGGGATGTGGCTGACGGCGAACTCCTCGTCCTCGGGCGGGAAGTAGAGATCCTTCTCGGCCGGCACCACGATCATCTTCGCCTTGATGGTCTTCAGCGCGGCGATCTGGTCGCCGTCGAATCCTCGGCCGGGTGTGGCGCCGACGTTGCCGTTCTGCCAGGTCCACAGCATCGCCAAGAGGTTGTTGGGATCGCGGCGGTCGAGGAAGAAGCCTTCCCAGAAGCCGACGAGGAAGTCCTCGAGCGAGGAGTAGCCCATCTTCTTGTACTCCTGCTGCCAGTAGAACGCCTGCGAGAAGCCCCATCCGGCGTAGACCCGGGCGGCCGCACGTAGCCCCTTGGTGGGCTTCTCGGTGTACCAGCCCTCCTTGAACGTGGCGTCGGCCGTGAGCGCCGACTTGACGCCTTCGAGGAACACGATGTTGTGCTCGCTGGTCTTGGACGAGCCGCAGAACGGCAACGCCCGCTGCACCATGTCCGGATAGCTGACGGCCCACTGG
Above is a window of Mycolicibacterium baixiangningiae DNA encoding:
- a CDS encoding IclR family transcriptional regulator is translated as MQKARPESETGPAYPIASVNNALLLLLLFRDQQRVRLTEACKYLGVAHSTAHRLLAMLAHHGFVQQDPVTRAYVAGPALVEVGLAVVGSLDIREQARPVMENLNAALGETVHLGVLEGVNVRYVDAVESERALRVVARTGTLVPAHCTSLGKALLSQMTDREVADLYPTSAEPFASRTDRSITTQAALMKEIVKARNRGYAVNSGETEDDVGSIAVAFRDLAGRMAAIAVAAPSSRLSRQRIARIGELLIETIAKAPDSPRRI
- a CDS encoding MFS transporter codes for the protein MLQVAVTLARPVSTYRLLALGADGATVGLTAACFAIPPVLLAVAFGRWADKHHPAVLLGSGVVVAAAASFALVVAEAIPLIALATMVLGVGHMSGTIGAQSIMAQALSPLPRINRFGILTTVSALGQIVGPVLGGVVIGRTEEPTVGATSTALLVAAFVFVAGLPPALLALRTRISASTVRAGRAERVWHLVRRRGMPAALMTSFSAKSGIDLLLVYVPLLGAAIGLTSSQVGLLLGISSTGALLARAGTPALVRRVPTLRLTVIATVSGSACMVILAVSDNLVVMIMAMSVLGFALGLSQTTTMDWVVNLVDDTSRGSALGLRVATNRLGQTVSLAAAGAVSGWLGIQTAFVLLAVVMLATAVAGLTSARHGPDAPAADL
- a CDS encoding VOC family protein, which translates into the protein MRIRHLGIVVQNLETTAEFYENVLGFKRLGDVRTPGHYPGKAIDLSDGEVNFSLLEPDPEIERSAWTYGAMGPNHIGVTIEDTGTVIAALKERGIEVYGSEQADPPRFFKFRDPDGVEVDVATPERGWKF
- a CDS encoding GlcG/HbpS family heme-binding protein; the encoded protein is MLSAMNVDLSTASRIVAAVHAEAVRRSVLVSAAVVDAGGHLVAFGRMDGAEIAGPVLAVDKAFTAVANRVATSELARLAAPGGDLFGLHANGGGRFVIFGGGVPIFAKGDIVGGVGVSGASAADDEGCALAGVAVVDLGALPGQS
- a CDS encoding Hsp20/alpha crystallin family protein; the encoded protein is MTNVPAQRTRSLFPDLAEIFSGFPSWGNMRPLLDTNLMRLEEELGDGKYEVRAEIPGVDPAKDIDISVNDGRLTIKAERTEKTEQTGRSEFSYGSFTRSITLPKGADEDAVKASYDQGILTVTVPMSDKEPQAKRIEIETKSS
- a CDS encoding IclR family transcriptional regulator — encoded protein: MASTAGSYRESNSTADRALTILGLFSDNHLRIQAAEVAQALGVARSTAYRYLQTLVAASFLEEAPGGGFRLGARVIELSRLALRSYDLSETAVPVMRALAEELDDTILLTKYVDGAAVCLERSESPTQRLRLSYERGSRMPINAGASALVLLAWLPEEQARAALTREPLTQFTAKTLTDVEALIARLADIRRLGYCVGHAEVDPDVTGVAAPIFDGDGAVIAALSAVTVRHVSRARLGAMISAVTQAAANLTATSAISGHRHRR
- a CDS encoding SDR family oxidoreductase, with the translated sequence MTTPEGAAQRVAIVTGGSRGIGRETAERLSADGFAVAVIYGGNKADADDVVATISAGGGQALAIQADVADENAAAAAFDTVEQHFGGVDVVVHAAGIMVLAPLVDMSFDDFDRMHRVNVRGTFVIDQLAARRLRPGGAIINFASSVLHLALPTYSAYAATKGAVEAITLILARELRGRDITVNAVAPGPTATALFLDGKSEEVISRMAAQPPLERLGTPTDIAEVVAFLAGPGRWINGQVILANGGIV
- a CDS encoding SDR family NAD(P)-dependent oxidoreductase, encoding MSKTIVISGASSGFGALSARALAHAGHTVYAGMRGITDRNAEQADAAAEYAAEHHVDLRTVELDIASQDSADSAVATILDQSGRLDVVIHNAGHMVTGPTEAFTPEEIDAVYDTNVLGTQRLNRAALPVLRRQGQGLLLWVGSTSTRGGTPPYLGPYFAAKAAMDALAVSYAGEVARFGIESTIVVPGSFTHGTNHFAKSARPADTATIADYDVLYPNLMQQIGERLAEIAPADADVADVAAAIVEVVDTAHGKRPFRVHIDPADDGAAVVNAVADRIRTEFLTRIGLEDLLHPSQAVTI
- a CDS encoding alpha/beta fold hydrolase, which codes for MDEFPQDYEIFDLGDVTLQHGATLRGAKLAYKTYGELNADKSNAIVYPTWYSGRHWDNEWLIGEGMALDPAKYFIIVPNMLGNGLSSSPSNTPPPYDGARFPHVTFYDQVEQQHKLVTSFGIETLPLVTGWSMGAGQTYQWAVSYPDMVQRALPFCGSSKTSEHNIVFLEGVKSALTADATFKEGWYTEKPTKGLRAAARVYAGWGFSQAFYWQQEYKKMGYSSLEDFLVGFWEGFFLDRRDPNNLLAMLWTWQNGNVGATPGRGFDGDQIAALKTIKAKMIVVPAEKDLYFPPEDEEFAVSHIPDAELRVIPGVYGHFAGGDANPVDNLFIDAALKDLLAR